A region of Dioscorea cayenensis subsp. rotundata cultivar TDr96_F1 chromosome 5, TDr96_F1_v2_PseudoChromosome.rev07_lg8_w22 25.fasta, whole genome shotgun sequence DNA encodes the following proteins:
- the LOC120262487 gene encoding uncharacterized protein LOC120262487 has translation MHEIKKAKELSGASWDDATKTIILDPIVALTYIEAHPAARLFINKPIENYEVLKIICGEDSATGSYVTSLFSEFGERSKNEVNNNDDNVESAQAVNISDDDGDINPTPPIVSSPATSSTQRSQ, from the exons ATGCATGAAATTAAAAAGGCAAAAGAACTCAGCGGGGCTAGTTGGGATGATGCAACAAAAACAATTATACTTGATCCAATTGTCGCACTGACGTACATTGAG GCACACCCAGCTGCAAGGCTTTTCATTAATAAGCCAATAGAGAACTACGAGGTCCTCAAGATAATATGTGGGGAAGACAGTGCGACGGGGTCCTATGTGACTTCTCTATTCTCAGAATTTGGGGAGAGATCTAAAAATGAGGTTAACAACAATGACGACAATGTTGAGTCAGCCCAAGCTGTGAATAttagtgatgatgatggtgacaTCAATCCTACTCCTCCAATTGTTAGCAGCCCAGCGACGTCGTCAACTCAGAGGTCCCAATGA